The nucleotide window GATGCGCAGCACCTGGGCGGCGTGCTCGCGGCCGGGTTCCGGCTGGTTGTGCTGGCGATAGAACTTGGCGAGCGCGTCGTGGGCGATGGCGCGCTGCGGATCAATGGCGAGCACGTCCTTCAGGGTCTTTTCGCCCGCCTGGTCCCGGAGCGCGGCGAACTGGAGAATGCCCAGCCGTGTCCTCAATTCCAAGTCGGCGGGGGCGGCCCCGGCGTGCTTCTGAAGAATGGCGATCGCCACATCCATGCGGTCGGTTTTCCGGAAATGATCGGATGCCGCCCGGGCGAGGCCGGAATGGCGGGGGGCGGCATCCGCGGAGGCTTGGAAAAGCTTGTCGAGACGTTCGCGGGCGGACGCATCGTTCGCGGCGAAGAGCAGGTTTGACCAAGTCTCCGCCATCAGCATTGACGCCGGGTCGAGGGGTGGATTGGCGACGAGCTTGTCGAAGAGCTGGCGTGAACGCTCGTGGTCGCCGCGGTTTTCGGCGCTGCGGAAAAGGCGTTCCAGAATCGCCGGATTGGCAGGGAAGCGCTTCAGCGCCATTTCCAGCGTTTCTCCGGCCATCTTTTCCGCCAGGCCATCGCCGCGGCCTTCCGAGCGTAGGAAATCGGCGTATGCGAGCTGATTGGACAGATTGTCCGGAGTGGCGGTGGCCAGTTCGCGGTAGAGACTCACGGCTTTCGCCAGATTGCCCTCGGCCATGAAACGGTTGGCGGCGTGCCGCACCAAGGGCACGGCGGTGGGGTCCGCCTGGCGGGCGGCTTCGAAGCGGGCCACGGCTTCCTCCTGCTTGCCCCGCGATTGATCGAGCAGGCCCTTTGCAAATTCGAGCCGTGGATCGACCTCAGCCAAAGCAGGCAGGGGAATCAGCAGGGGCAGGAGGAATCGCACCGGGCGAGGATGGCGGGTGTGGGAGGAACTTCCAAGCGGGAAAGCCCTCATGGCCGTACGCAAGGAAAGGGACCCGGCCGGAACCGGATCCCTTTTTCAAAACGTTACCTGCAGAAGGCCGCGTTAGGACTTGTAACGCAGACGCTTCTTGTGGCGGTTCTGCTTCATGCGCTTCTTGCGCTTGTGCTTGTTGATCTTGGTCTTACGACGTTTCTTGATGGAGCCCATGGCCTTCTGGTCGGGGTTGGATGTTCAGTGGAAAGGGATTACGGGACGATCTTGTTGAGCGGATACTCGATGATCCCTTCCGCGCCGAGGCGCTTGAGGGCCGGAATGATGTCCCGGACAACGGTTTCGTCAATGATCGTCTCGACCGCGACCCAGCCTTCTTCGGCGAGTTGGGCGATCGTGGGGCGGCGCAGTGATGGCAGGAGCTTCAGAAGTTCGTCCAACTGGGACTGCGGGAGGTTCATTTTCAGGCCGACCTTGCCGCGGGCGCCGAGGGCGGCCTTCAGCAGCAGGGCGATTTGTTCCATCTTCTCACGCTTCCAGTCGTCCTTGGCGGCGGCGGGGCTGGCGTAGAAGTGGGGGAAGGAGGTCAGGAGGGTGTCGACGATGCGCAGGCGGTTCGCCTTGATCGAAGAGCCGGTTTCGGTGACGTCCACGATGGCGTCCACGAGATCCGGCACCTTCACTTCGGTGGCACCCCAGGAGAATTCCACATCGGCCTTGATGCCGCGCTCGTCGAGGTAGCGCTGGGTGATGCCCACTCCCTCGGTGGCGATGCGCTTGCCCTGAAGATCCTCCGGCTTCTCGATCGGAGAGTCTTCCGGGACCACCAGCACCCACTTGGTGGGGCGGGCGGTGGCACGCGAATAGGGAAGCTCGGCCAGATCGACCAGCTCGACGCCGTTTTCGTA belongs to Luteolibacter ambystomatis and includes:
- a CDS encoding tetratricopeptide repeat protein, with the protein product MRFLLPLLIPLPALAEVDPRLEFAKGLLDQSRGKQEEAVARFEAARQADPTAVPLVRHAANRFMAEGNLAKAVSLYRELATATPDNLSNQLAYADFLRSEGRGDGLAEKMAGETLEMALKRFPANPAILERLFRSAENRGDHERSRQLFDKLVANPPLDPASMLMAETWSNLLFAANDASARERLDKLFQASADAAPRHSGLARAASDHFRKTDRMDVAIAILQKHAGAAPADLELRTRLGILQFAALRDQAGEKTLKDVLAIDPQRAIAHDALAKFYRQHNQPEPGREHAAQVLRIRGGDPSSFTSLADEWLAADQPKPARILLEKAAYDHPADPTVAAKLAIATRRDPETRAHASILFRQAESLLPNGTSPDPAFLSESADCLIEEKRIPAAEDRLRKAIRAFPPDAKKETAATLRKLAGLWESQNKNADAARALRQRADSLDPAK
- a CDS encoding AURKAIP1/COX24 domain-containing protein, which produces MGSIKKRRKTKINKHKRKKRMKQNRHKKRLRYKS
- the hisG gene encoding ATP phosphoribosyltransferase; amino-acid sequence: MPEDTRTLKIAIPKGSLEGPTIELLSKAGFEIYVSSRGLRPASNDPELDVYLIRAQEVGRYIGQGFIDCGITGYDWAYENGVELVDLAELPYSRATARPTKWVLVVPEDSPIEKPEDLQGKRIATEGVGITQRYLDERGIKADVEFSWGATEVKVPDLVDAIVDVTETGSSIKANRLRIVDTLLTSFPHFYASPAAAKDDWKREKMEQIALLLKAALGARGKVGLKMNLPQSQLDELLKLLPSLRRPTIAQLAEEGWVAVETIIDETVVRDIIPALKRLGAEGIIEYPLNKIVP